One Streptomyces drozdowiczii DNA segment encodes these proteins:
- a CDS encoding helix-turn-helix transcriptional regulator has product MTPADVGMAPGLRRRTPGLRREEVAQLSGVGVTWYTWLEQGRPINASPQVLDAVARTLRLDPPEREHLYELAGVAFLPGRESDAFEVGEEVQGIIDALDPLPAVVYNARYDVLATNPGYRDLFGIPVMPGTGVRNALWSLFTASEEDCPVVHRDQELPLMAATLRSGYGRHVGEPAWESFIAELSEASPYFAKLWRSGDVVPPGRRVKTFRHWAVAGEIRMTSVSLTVNGLPECRIVTYTPADEESRELLGALRAHCRGTRDR; this is encoded by the coding sequence GTGACCCCGGCCGACGTGGGCATGGCCCCGGGCTTACGGCGGCGCACCCCCGGCCTGCGGCGCGAGGAGGTCGCCCAGCTCTCGGGAGTCGGCGTGACCTGGTACACCTGGCTGGAGCAGGGCCGCCCGATCAACGCCTCCCCGCAGGTCCTGGACGCGGTGGCGAGGACGCTGCGGCTGGACCCGCCGGAGCGCGAGCACCTGTACGAGCTGGCGGGCGTCGCCTTCCTGCCGGGGAGGGAGTCCGACGCCTTCGAGGTCGGCGAGGAGGTCCAGGGCATCATCGACGCGCTCGACCCGCTCCCCGCCGTCGTCTACAACGCGCGCTACGACGTGCTGGCGACCAATCCGGGCTACCGGGACCTCTTCGGCATCCCCGTCATGCCGGGCACCGGGGTCCGCAACGCGCTGTGGTCGCTGTTCACCGCGTCCGAGGAGGACTGCCCGGTCGTGCACCGCGACCAGGAGCTGCCCCTGATGGCGGCGACCCTGCGCAGCGGCTACGGGCGCCATGTGGGCGAGCCCGCGTGGGAGTCGTTCATCGCGGAGCTGTCGGAGGCCAGCCCGTACTTCGCGAAGCTGTGGCGCAGCGGGGACGTCGTCCCGCCGGGGCGGCGCGTGAAGACCTTCCGGCACTGGGCGGTGGCCGGCGAGATACGGATGACCTCGGTGTCGCTGACCGTCAACGGGCTGCCCGAGTGCCGGATCGTCACGTACACCCCGGCCGACGAGGAGAGCAGGGAGCTGCTGGGCGCGCTGCGGGCGCACTGCCGGGGTACGCGGGATCGGTGA